From a region of the Helianthus annuus cultivar XRQ/B chromosome 5, HanXRQr2.0-SUNRISE, whole genome shotgun sequence genome:
- the LOC110939602 gene encoding O-fucosyltransferase 15 isoform X1 — translation MQQPQPKMKKKVVTNRSRLTIGILLAFFILTNFWMLSRIQDSPPPPPSSSSLKLRFLKSNSSTLSLPSQDQLRKIAKGKKPHKTAYARLLYKAAHALAENQYKSTEPKDLWLEPYHAVASLWQPCADQRVWKPSEGNNGYILVTANGGINQQRVAVCNIVAVARLLNATLVIPTFMFSSVWRDTSQFADIYQEDFFIDYLKPDIRIVKELPKELQSLDLEAIGSVVTDVDIAKETRPSFYLKHILPLLMKNRVVHFVGFGNRLASDPIPYHLQRLRCRCNFHALQFTPKIQATAALLIQRMRQNATHSGILDENLVGPFAKSKGKIKKDFRYLALHLRFEIDMVAHSLCDFGGGEEEKKELQAYREIHFPGLVELNNSTKVPQPERLKAEGLCPLMPEETVLMLAGLGFKRETRMYLAGAHIYGGKSRLDALTTLFPNMVTKEDLLSPSEIEPFLNFSSQLAALDLITCTASDVFAMTDSGSQLSSLVSGYRVYYGGGKMPTIRPNKRRLADIFMKNDTIEWKVFETRIRKAVRQNKRVFSRPVGRSVYRYPRCSECMCNTQEAIRPPPR, via the exons ATGCAGCAACCGCAAccgaagatgaagaagaaagtaGTTACCAATCGAAGCCGTTTAACAATTGGGATTTTGCTTGCATTCTTCATCCTCACCAATTTCTGGATGCTTTCCCGGATCCAAGATTcgcctcctcctcctccttcttcttcttctcttaaATTGCGTTTCCTCAAATCAAATTCCTCCACACTCTCACTTCCG TCTCAGGACCAACTGAGAAAGATTGCAAAAGGGAAGAAGCCGCATAAAACTGCTTATGCAAGGCTCTTATATAAAGCTGCTCATGCCTTGGCTGAA AATCAGTACAAATCTACAGAGCCCAAAGATTTGTGGCTGGAACCCTATCATGCTGTTGCATCATTGTGGCAACCTTGTGCTGATCAGCGTGTTTGGAAACCTAGTG AGGGAAACAATGGTTACATTTTGGTTACTGCAAATGGTGGTATAAACCAACAGAGAGTAGCT GTCTGCAACATAGTTGCAGTTGCAAGACTACTTAATGCAACTCTTGTTATTCCCACCTTTATGTTCAGTAGCGTGTGGAGAGATACTAG TCAATTTGCAGATatatatcaagaggacttttttatTGATTACCTGAAACCCGATATCCGTATAGTGAAGGAATTGCCAAAGGAGTTACAGTCACTGGATCTTGAAGCTATTGGTAGTGTG GTGACGGATGTTGATATTGCAAAAGAGACAAGACCCAGTTTTTACTTGAAACATATTCTTCCACTTTTAATGAAGAATAGAGTTGTTCATTTTGTTGGGTTTGGGAATCGTTTGGCATCTGATCCAATACCATATCACTTGCAG AGACTCCGATGCAGATGTAATTTTCACGCCCTGCAATTTACTCCAAAAATACAAGCAACAGCTGCCTTGTTGATTCAGAGGATGCGTCAGAATGCAACGCATTCAGGAATATTGGATGAAAACCTGGTTGGACCGTTTGCAAAGTCAAAGGGAAAAATCAAAAAAGATTTCCGATACTTGGCTTTACACTTGAGGTTTGAAATCGACATGGTAGCTCATTCTTTATGTGATTTTGGTGGCggtgaagaagaaaagaaggagCTGCAAGCATATCGTGAAATTCATTTTCCTGGATTAGTGGAGCTAAATAACAGCACTAA GGTACCCCAACCAGAGAGACTGAAGGCAGAAGGTCTGTGTCCCTTAATGCCTGAGGAAACCGTGCTTATGCTTGCTGGCCTTGGTTTCAAGCGTGAGACACGAATGTATTTGGCAGGTGCACATATTTATGGTGGAAAATCAAGGCTGGATGCTTTAACGACACTGTTTCCTAATATGGTCACTAAAGAGGACCTGTTGTCGCCATCTGAAATTGAACCTTTCTTGAACTTCTCATCtcag CTAGCAGCACTAGACTTGATAACATGTACAGCATCGGATGTTTTTGCCATGACCGACTCAGGGAGTCAGTTATCGTCTTTAGTATCAGGTTACAGAGTATACTATGGTGGAGGGAAGATGCCGACGATCCGACCAAATAAACGCAGACTGGCAGACATTTTCATGAAAAACGACACGATCGAATGGAAAGTTTTTGAAACCCGAATCCGGAAAGCAGTGAGACAAAACAAACGGGTGTTTTCACGACCCGTAGGAAGGAGTGTATATAGATACCCTCGTTGCAGTGAATGTATGTGCAATACACAAGAAGCTATTCGTCCTCCTCCTCGATAA
- the LOC110939602 gene encoding O-fucosyltransferase 15 isoform X2 gives MQQPQPKMKKKVVTNRSRLTIGILLAFFILTNFWMLSRIQDSPPPPPSSSSLKLRFLKSNSSTLSLPDQLRKIAKGKKPHKTAYARLLYKAAHALAENQYKSTEPKDLWLEPYHAVASLWQPCADQRVWKPSEGNNGYILVTANGGINQQRVAVCNIVAVARLLNATLVIPTFMFSSVWRDTSQFADIYQEDFFIDYLKPDIRIVKELPKELQSLDLEAIGSVVTDVDIAKETRPSFYLKHILPLLMKNRVVHFVGFGNRLASDPIPYHLQRLRCRCNFHALQFTPKIQATAALLIQRMRQNATHSGILDENLVGPFAKSKGKIKKDFRYLALHLRFEIDMVAHSLCDFGGGEEEKKELQAYREIHFPGLVELNNSTKVPQPERLKAEGLCPLMPEETVLMLAGLGFKRETRMYLAGAHIYGGKSRLDALTTLFPNMVTKEDLLSPSEIEPFLNFSSQLAALDLITCTASDVFAMTDSGSQLSSLVSGYRVYYGGGKMPTIRPNKRRLADIFMKNDTIEWKVFETRIRKAVRQNKRVFSRPVGRSVYRYPRCSECMCNTQEAIRPPPR, from the exons ATGCAGCAACCGCAAccgaagatgaagaagaaagtaGTTACCAATCGAAGCCGTTTAACAATTGGGATTTTGCTTGCATTCTTCATCCTCACCAATTTCTGGATGCTTTCCCGGATCCAAGATTcgcctcctcctcctccttcttcttcttctcttaaATTGCGTTTCCTCAAATCAAATTCCTCCACACTCTCACTTCCG GACCAACTGAGAAAGATTGCAAAAGGGAAGAAGCCGCATAAAACTGCTTATGCAAGGCTCTTATATAAAGCTGCTCATGCCTTGGCTGAA AATCAGTACAAATCTACAGAGCCCAAAGATTTGTGGCTGGAACCCTATCATGCTGTTGCATCATTGTGGCAACCTTGTGCTGATCAGCGTGTTTGGAAACCTAGTG AGGGAAACAATGGTTACATTTTGGTTACTGCAAATGGTGGTATAAACCAACAGAGAGTAGCT GTCTGCAACATAGTTGCAGTTGCAAGACTACTTAATGCAACTCTTGTTATTCCCACCTTTATGTTCAGTAGCGTGTGGAGAGATACTAG TCAATTTGCAGATatatatcaagaggacttttttatTGATTACCTGAAACCCGATATCCGTATAGTGAAGGAATTGCCAAAGGAGTTACAGTCACTGGATCTTGAAGCTATTGGTAGTGTG GTGACGGATGTTGATATTGCAAAAGAGACAAGACCCAGTTTTTACTTGAAACATATTCTTCCACTTTTAATGAAGAATAGAGTTGTTCATTTTGTTGGGTTTGGGAATCGTTTGGCATCTGATCCAATACCATATCACTTGCAG AGACTCCGATGCAGATGTAATTTTCACGCCCTGCAATTTACTCCAAAAATACAAGCAACAGCTGCCTTGTTGATTCAGAGGATGCGTCAGAATGCAACGCATTCAGGAATATTGGATGAAAACCTGGTTGGACCGTTTGCAAAGTCAAAGGGAAAAATCAAAAAAGATTTCCGATACTTGGCTTTACACTTGAGGTTTGAAATCGACATGGTAGCTCATTCTTTATGTGATTTTGGTGGCggtgaagaagaaaagaaggagCTGCAAGCATATCGTGAAATTCATTTTCCTGGATTAGTGGAGCTAAATAACAGCACTAA GGTACCCCAACCAGAGAGACTGAAGGCAGAAGGTCTGTGTCCCTTAATGCCTGAGGAAACCGTGCTTATGCTTGCTGGCCTTGGTTTCAAGCGTGAGACACGAATGTATTTGGCAGGTGCACATATTTATGGTGGAAAATCAAGGCTGGATGCTTTAACGACACTGTTTCCTAATATGGTCACTAAAGAGGACCTGTTGTCGCCATCTGAAATTGAACCTTTCTTGAACTTCTCATCtcag CTAGCAGCACTAGACTTGATAACATGTACAGCATCGGATGTTTTTGCCATGACCGACTCAGGGAGTCAGTTATCGTCTTTAGTATCAGGTTACAGAGTATACTATGGTGGAGGGAAGATGCCGACGATCCGACCAAATAAACGCAGACTGGCAGACATTTTCATGAAAAACGACACGATCGAATGGAAAGTTTTTGAAACCCGAATCCGGAAAGCAGTGAGACAAAACAAACGGGTGTTTTCACGACCCGTAGGAAGGAGTGTATATAGATACCCTCGTTGCAGTGAATGTATGTGCAATACACAAGAAGCTATTCGTCCTCCTCCTCGATAA